A genomic region of Oncorhynchus mykiss isolate Arlee chromosome 2, USDA_OmykA_1.1, whole genome shotgun sequence contains the following coding sequences:
- the LOC100135818 gene encoding salmon calcitonin-IV precursor isoform X1, whose product MVMLKISAFLVAYALVICQMYSSQAAPSRPGIESMTDRVTLTDYEARRLLNAIVKEFVQMTAEELEQQENEGNEGNSMERPITKRCSNLSTCVLGKLSQDLHKLQTFPRTDVGAGTPGKKRSAPESERYASYGKTFDSI is encoded by the exons ATGGTTATGTTGAAGATTTCTGCTTTCCTTGTTGCTTATGCCCTGGTCATTTGCCAGATGTACAGCTCACAAGCAGCCCCATCCAG ACCGGGCATAGAGTCCATGACAGACCGAGTCACCCTTACGGACTACGAGGCAAGAAGGTTACTCAACGCCATAGTCAAGGAGTTTGTGCAGATGACAGCCGAAGAGCTGGAGCAGCAAGAGAATGAAGGCAACGAAGGCAATAG CATGGAAAGGCCCATTACCAAGCGCTGCTCTAACCTCAGCACCTGCGTGCTGGGCAAACTGTCCCAGGACCTGCACAAATTACAAACGTTTCCCCGCACGGACGTGGGCGCGGGCACGCCTGGCAAGAAACGCAGCGCGCCCGAGAGCGAACGCTATGCAAGCTACGGGAAGACATTTGACAGCATCTAA
- the LOC100135818 gene encoding salmon calcitonin-IV precursor isoform X3, whose product MVMLKISAFLVAYALVICQMYSSQAAPSRPGIESMTDRVTLTDYEARRLLNAIVKEFVQMTAEELEQQENEGNEGNSVTAQKRACNTATCVTHRLADFLSRSGGMGNSNFVPTNVGSKAFGRRRRNTQM is encoded by the exons ATGGTTATGTTGAAGATTTCTGCTTTCCTTGTTGCTTATGCCCTGGTCATTTGCCAGATGTACAGCTCACAAGCAGCCCCATCCAG ACCGGGCATAGAGTCCATGACAGACCGAGTCACCCTTACGGACTACGAGGCAAGAAGGTTACTCAACGCCATAGTCAAGGAGTTTGTGCAGATGACAGCCGAAGAGCTGGAGCAGCAAGAGAATGAAGGCAACGAAGGCAATAG CGTTACAGCACAGAAGCGAGCCTGCAACACGGCCACCTGCGTGACTCATCGCTTGGCAGACTTCCTGAGCCGGTCGGGGGGCATGGGCAACAGTAACTTTGTCCCCACCAATGTGGGCTCCAAGGCTTTCGGCCGGCGGAGGAGAAACACCCAGATGTGA
- the LOC100135818 gene encoding salmon calcitonin-IV precursor isoform X2, translated as MVMLKISAFLVAYALVICQMYSSQAAPSRPGIESMTDRVTLTDYEARRLLNAIVKEFVQMTAEELEQQENEGNEGNSSVTAQKRACNTATCVTHRLADFLSRSGGMGNSNFVPTNVGSKAFGRRRRNTQM; from the exons ATGGTTATGTTGAAGATTTCTGCTTTCCTTGTTGCTTATGCCCTGGTCATTTGCCAGATGTACAGCTCACAAGCAGCCCCATCCAG ACCGGGCATAGAGTCCATGACAGACCGAGTCACCCTTACGGACTACGAGGCAAGAAGGTTACTCAACGCCATAGTCAAGGAGTTTGTGCAGATGACAGCCGAAGAGCTGGAGCAGCAAGAGAATGAAGGCAACGAAGGCAATAG CAGCGTTACAGCACAGAAGCGAGCCTGCAACACGGCCACCTGCGTGACTCATCGCTTGGCAGACTTCCTGAGCCGGTCGGGGGGCATGGGCAACAGTAACTTTGTCCCCACCAATGTGGGCTCCAAGGCTTTCGGCCGGCGGAGGAGAAACACCCAGATGTGA
- the LOC100135818 gene encoding salmon calcitonin-IV precursor isoform X4 encodes MTDRVTLTDYEARRLLNAIVKEFVQMTAEELEQQENEGNEGNSMERPITKRCSNLSTCVLGKLSQDLHKLQTFPRTDVGAGTPGKKRSAPESERYASYGKTFDSI; translated from the exons ATGACAGACCGAGTCACCCTTACGGACTACGAGGCAAGAAGGTTACTCAACGCCATAGTCAAGGAGTTTGTGCAGATGACAGCCGAAGAGCTGGAGCAGCAAGAGAATGAAGGCAACGAAGGCAATAG CATGGAAAGGCCCATTACCAAGCGCTGCTCTAACCTCAGCACCTGCGTGCTGGGCAAACTGTCCCAGGACCTGCACAAATTACAAACGTTTCCCCGCACGGACGTGGGCGCGGGCACGCCTGGCAAGAAACGCAGCGCGCCCGAGAGCGAACGCTATGCAAGCTACGGGAAGACATTTGACAGCATCTAA